Proteins encoded together in one Haloarcula rubripromontorii window:
- a CDS encoding response regulator translates to MNHFSIDNIRVLHVDDDPGFAKIVSEFLEREDDAFSVETATSVDDALTVLQDARVDCVVSDYDMPRKNGLDFLELVRDDYPGLPFLLFTGKGSEEIASQAISAGVTDYLQKEAGTEQYTVLANRIRNAVRSARAEAVVQRTEDRYHNLVDTAPIPILLFGDNWEALYANEAAVAFLDADSFTEIAGKKASDFLHPDERDAARKRFQRLMREDISVPEKEYRVVTAEGEMKTATVATAPGYYRGEKVAQAMLYR, encoded by the coding sequence ATGAATCACTTTTCGATAGATAACATCAGAGTACTCCACGTTGACGACGACCCCGGCTTCGCCAAGATTGTCTCGGAGTTCCTCGAACGGGAAGACGACGCGTTCTCTGTTGAGACCGCGACGAGCGTCGACGACGCGCTGACAGTGCTTCAGGACGCCCGAGTCGATTGCGTCGTCAGTGACTACGATATGCCGCGAAAGAACGGACTGGACTTCTTAGAACTGGTCAGAGACGACTACCCCGGACTCCCGTTTCTCCTGTTCACCGGCAAGGGATCGGAGGAAATCGCGAGCCAGGCGATTTCCGCCGGCGTCACTGACTACCTCCAGAAAGAGGCCGGGACGGAGCAGTACACCGTGCTGGCAAACCGGATCAGGAACGCGGTTCGGAGCGCACGGGCTGAGGCTGTAGTCCAGCGAACGGAGGACAGGTACCACAACCTCGTCGACACTGCGCCGATCCCGATTCTTCTCTTTGGTGATAACTGGGAAGCTCTGTACGCTAACGAGGCGGCCGTCGCATTTCTCGATGCGGATTCCTTCACAGAGATTGCCGGGAAGAAGGCGAGTGACTTTCTCCACCCCGACGAGCGGGACGCGGCTAGAAAGCGGTTCCAGCGGCTGATGCGTGAGGACATCTCGGTTCCGGAAAAGGAGTACCGCGTGGTGACCGCCGAAGGCGAGATGAAGACAGCGACGGTTGCCACCGCACCCGGCTACTACCGCGGCGAGAAGGTCGCGCAGGCGATGCTGTACCGATAG
- a CDS encoding HFX_2341 family transcriptional regulator domain-containing protein produces MDQIREIHIAPLGHERDRVTEPIHQHNADDVYLLTATPELSRLTPYQQALVEELDADGVSVELRRTELHDLYDVLAEVTTLTADHPEDIVRVNVSTGPKVAAIGSAIACMATAATAYYVHPEEHIPPISAEPLTRGMERAEVLPSYPIEAISRDQVAVLDYLKRTNTDKYTAKKSDLIGFAEDARLSFIDDADPANEKAKFALLNANVVDPLVEDGYIEVNDVGRTKQVELTETGENVLHAFRHKL; encoded by the coding sequence ATGGACCAGATTCGGGAGATACACATCGCACCACTGGGGCACGAACGCGACCGGGTTACCGAGCCGATTCACCAGCACAACGCCGACGACGTATACCTCCTCACGGCGACGCCGGAGCTGTCACGGTTGACGCCGTATCAGCAAGCACTTGTCGAAGAGCTGGACGCCGACGGTGTCAGCGTTGAACTGCGCCGAACAGAGTTACACGATCTCTATGATGTGCTGGCCGAGGTCACGACGCTGACCGCCGACCATCCCGAGGACATCGTGCGCGTCAACGTCTCTACAGGGCCCAAGGTGGCAGCCATCGGGAGCGCAATCGCATGTATGGCCACAGCAGCGACGGCCTACTACGTTCACCCAGAAGAACACATCCCACCGATTTCAGCGGAGCCACTTACTCGTGGCATGGAGCGCGCGGAGGTCCTCCCCTCGTACCCCATCGAAGCCATTTCCCGTGACCAGGTCGCGGTGCTGGACTATCTCAAGCGGACAAATACAGACAAGTACACGGCAAAGAAATCGGACCTTATCGGATTCGCCGAGGACGCCCGGCTGTCGTTCATCGACGACGCGGACCCGGCAAACGAGAAGGCGAAGTTCGCGCTGTTGAACGCCAACGTCGTCGACCCGCTTGTCGAAGACGGCTACATTGAGGTCAACGATGTCGGCCGGACGAAGCAGGTGGAACTGACCGAGACCGGGGAAAACGTCCTCCACGCGTTCCGACACAAACTCTGA
- the leuD gene encoding 3-isopropylmalate dehydratase small subunit — protein MSDATEDIPEVDYVEGTGIPIRGNDIDTDQIIPARFMKVVTFDGLGEFAFFDLRFDDEDNEKDHPFNEEQFQDSNVMVVNNNFGCGSSREHAPQALMRWGIDAIIGEGFAEIFAGNCLALGIPTVTADHETINALQQWVDDNPDGKIEVDVRAETVTYGDNEINVSVDRAQREALVEGNWDTTALMKANRNAIEETASQLPYLDQTRSGLEADD, from the coding sequence ATGAGCGACGCGACCGAGGACATCCCCGAGGTCGACTACGTCGAGGGGACTGGCATCCCCATCCGCGGGAACGATATCGACACGGACCAGATCATCCCCGCGCGGTTCATGAAGGTCGTCACCTTCGACGGACTGGGCGAGTTTGCCTTCTTCGACCTGCGGTTCGACGACGAGGACAACGAGAAGGACCACCCGTTCAACGAGGAGCAGTTCCAGGACTCGAACGTGATGGTCGTCAACAACAACTTCGGCTGTGGTTCCTCACGCGAACACGCGCCACAGGCGCTGATGCGCTGGGGGATCGACGCGATCATCGGCGAGGGCTTCGCCGAGATTTTCGCTGGGAACTGTCTTGCGCTCGGTATCCCGACGGTGACGGCCGACCACGAGACGATCAATGCGCTCCAGCAGTGGGTTGATGACAACCCCGACGGCAAGATCGAGGTCGACGTGCGGGCGGAGACAGTCACCTACGGCGACAACGAGATCAACGTCAGTGTCGACCGTGCCCAGCGTGAGGCTCTCGTCGAGGGCAACTGGGACACGACGGCGCTGATGAAGGCCAACAGGAACGCTATCGAAGAGACCGCCTCGCAGTTGCCGTACCTCGACCAGACGCGGTCGGGTCTCGAAGCGGACGATTAA
- the leuC gene encoding 3-isopropylmalate dehydratase large subunit, producing MSENTLYDKVWDQHKVTTLPNGQDQLFVGLHLIHEVTSPQAFGMLKERGLEVARPDLTHATVDHIVPTANQDRPYADDAAETMMSELEENVRDAGIQFSDPTTGDQGIVHVIGPEQGITQPGKTIVCGDSHTSTHGAFGALAFGIGTSQIRDVLATQTIAMEKQKVRKIEVTGELDEGVEAKDIILEIIRRLGTEGGVGYVYEYAGETIENLDMEGRMSICNMSIEGGARAGYVNPDETTYEWLEETDYFQENPEKFEELKPYWESIRSDEDAEYDDVVEIDASELDPVVTWGTTPGQGIGIDDPIPAPEDLADDKVDTARRAQEHMRVEPGETMEGYDIDVAFLGSCTNARMPDLRRAARIVKGRQVDDDVRAFVVPGSQRVQRAAEEEGLKDIFEEAGFEWRNAGCSMCLGMNEDQLEGDEACASSSNRNFVGRQGSKDGRTVLMNPRMVAAAAITGQVSDVRDLKEVSLV from the coding sequence ATGAGTGAGAACACACTGTACGACAAGGTGTGGGACCAGCACAAAGTCACGACCCTGCCGAACGGCCAGGACCAGTTGTTCGTCGGGCTGCACCTCATTCATGAGGTCACTAGCCCGCAGGCCTTCGGGATGCTCAAAGAGCGCGGCCTCGAAGTCGCACGCCCGGACCTGACCCACGCGACGGTCGACCACATTGTGCCGACTGCCAATCAGGACCGGCCCTACGCCGACGATGCGGCCGAGACGATGATGTCGGAACTCGAAGAGAACGTCCGTGACGCCGGCATCCAGTTCTCCGACCCGACGACGGGCGATCAGGGCATCGTCCACGTCATCGGCCCGGAGCAGGGCATCACCCAGCCCGGCAAGACCATCGTCTGTGGCGACAGCCACACCTCCACCCACGGCGCCTTTGGCGCGCTCGCGTTCGGTATCGGGACCAGCCAGATCCGGGACGTGCTGGCCACCCAGACCATCGCGATGGAGAAACAGAAGGTCCGCAAGATCGAGGTTACCGGTGAACTCGACGAGGGTGTCGAGGCCAAGGACATCATCCTCGAAATCATCCGCCGGCTCGGGACTGAAGGCGGCGTCGGCTACGTCTACGAGTACGCCGGCGAGACCATCGAGAACCTCGACATGGAGGGCCGGATGTCCATCTGTAACATGTCCATCGAGGGCGGCGCTCGCGCGGGCTATGTCAACCCCGACGAGACCACCTACGAGTGGCTCGAAGAGACGGACTACTTCCAGGAGAACCCCGAGAAGTTCGAGGAACTCAAGCCCTACTGGGAGTCCATCCGCTCGGACGAGGACGCCGAGTACGACGATGTCGTCGAAATCGACGCCAGCGAACTGGACCCCGTCGTGACGTGGGGGACCACGCCCGGACAGGGCATCGGCATCGACGACCCGATTCCGGCCCCCGAGGACCTGGCCGACGACAAGGTCGACACCGCCCGCCGCGCTCAGGAGCACATGCGCGTCGAGCCCGGCGAGACGATGGAGGGCTACGACATTGACGTGGCCTTCCTGGGTTCGTGTACGAACGCTCGGATGCCGGACCTCCGACGTGCGGCCCGCATCGTCAAGGGCCGACAGGTCGACGACGATGTGCGCGCGTTCGTCGTCCCCGGCAGCCAGCGCGTTCAGCGCGCCGCCGAGGAAGAAGGGCTCAAGGACATCTTCGAGGAAGCCGGCTTCGAGTGGCGCAACGCCGGCTGTTCGATGTGTCTCGGCATGAACGAGGACCAACTGGAAGGCGACGAGGCGTGTGCCTCCTCCTCGAACCGGAACTTCGTCGGCCGGCAGGGGAGCAAGGACGGTCGGACCGTCCTAATGAACCCCCGGATGGTGGCTGCTGCAGCCATCACCGGCCAAGTGTCTGACGTGCGCGACCTGAAGGAGGTGAGCCTCGTATGA
- the ilvC gene encoding ketol-acid reductoisomerase, which yields MSDELTTTVYYDEDADVSTIDDETVAVLGYGSQGHAHALNLHESGVDVIVGLREDSSSWADAEDAGLRVETPDVAAGEADRVVMLVPDTIQPAVYEAIEHELDAGDTLQFAHGFNIHYGQIEPPEDVDVTMVAPKSPGHLVRRTYERGEGTPGLIAVYQDATGNAKQESLAYAKGIGCTRAGVIETTFQEEVETDLFGEQAVLCGGVTEMVKAGFETLVDAGYAPEMAYFECLNELKLIVDLMYEGGHMGMWNSVSDTAEYGGLTRGEEVIDREGMEKILEEVQNGEFAREWINENQANRPAYKQYRDAEQNHQIEAVGENLRDLFAWGEDADAEKTEAPADD from the coding sequence ATGTCTGACGAACTTACCACAACAGTCTACTACGACGAGGACGCTGACGTATCGACTATCGACGACGAGACCGTAGCCGTGCTGGGCTACGGGTCGCAGGGCCACGCCCACGCGCTGAACCTCCACGAGTCCGGCGTGGACGTAATCGTCGGCCTCCGCGAGGATTCGTCTTCCTGGGCCGACGCCGAGGACGCCGGCCTGCGTGTTGAGACGCCCGACGTGGCCGCCGGCGAGGCGGACCGCGTCGTGATGCTCGTCCCCGACACGATTCAGCCGGCCGTCTACGAGGCCATCGAGCACGAACTCGACGCCGGCGACACGCTCCAGTTCGCCCACGGCTTCAACATCCACTACGGCCAGATAGAGCCGCCCGAGGACGTGGACGTGACGATGGTCGCGCCGAAGTCCCCCGGCCACCTCGTGCGCCGGACCTACGAGCGTGGCGAGGGGACGCCGGGTCTCATCGCGGTGTATCAGGACGCGACCGGCAACGCCAAGCAGGAGTCGCTGGCCTACGCAAAGGGCATCGGCTGTACCCGCGCTGGCGTCATCGAGACGACCTTCCAGGAGGAGGTCGAAACGGACCTCTTCGGCGAGCAGGCCGTCCTCTGTGGCGGCGTCACCGAGATGGTCAAGGCCGGCTTCGAGACGCTGGTCGACGCCGGCTACGCGCCGGAGATGGCCTACTTCGAGTGCCTGAACGAACTCAAGCTCATTGTCGACCTCATGTACGAGGGCGGCCACATGGGCATGTGGAACTCCGTCTCCGACACCGCCGAGTACGGCGGCCTGACTCGCGGCGAGGAAGTCATCGACCGCGAGGGCATGGAGAAAATTCTCGAAGAGGTCCAGAACGGCGAGTTCGCTCGCGAGTGGATCAACGAGAACCAGGCCAACCGACCCGCCTACAAGCAGTATCGCGACGCCGAACAGAACCACCAGATCGAAGCCGTCGGCGAGAACCTGCGCGACCTGTTCGCGTGGGGTGAGGACGCCGACGCAGAGAAGACAGAAGCTCCAGCAGATGACTAA
- the ilvN gene encoding acetolactate synthase small subunit, with protein MPGPAPDERMRPKGRRNTQGIRVDPEAEVTHEPRQAVLSALVKHRPGVLSEVSALFSRRQFNIESLTVGPTVDEDTARMTILIEEPEPGIDQAKKQLRKLVPVISVRELEGEAVRRELALVKVSGEKPDDVNAVADMYDGQAVDASTDSVTVEITGSKQKIDAAIEAFKQFDVQEIVRTGAAALERGPKTLEKDV; from the coding sequence ATGCCAGGCCCAGCGCCGGACGAACGGATGCGCCCGAAGGGCCGACGCAACACACAGGGAATCCGCGTCGACCCCGAGGCCGAAGTGACACACGAACCGCGCCAGGCGGTGCTGTCCGCGCTGGTCAAGCACAGACCGGGCGTGCTGTCGGAGGTGTCGGCGCTGTTCAGCCGCCGGCAGTTCAACATCGAAAGTCTCACCGTCGGGCCAACAGTCGACGAGGACACAGCCCGGATGACGATCCTCATCGAGGAGCCGGAACCGGGGATCGATCAGGCGAAAAAGCAACTTCGGAAGCTCGTGCCTGTCATCTCGGTCAGAGAACTCGAAGGCGAGGCCGTCCGTCGGGAGCTCGCACTGGTGAAAGTCAGCGGCGAGAAGCCCGACGACGTCAACGCCGTCGCCGACATGTACGACGGGCAGGCCGTCGACGCGTCGACCGATTCGGTCACCGTCGAGATTACGGGAAGCAAGCAGAAGATTGACGCCGCCATCGAGGCGTTCAAGCAGTTCGATGTGCAGGAGATCGTGCGAACCGGGGCCGCCGCACTGGAACGCGGCCCGAAAACATTAGAGAAAGATGTCTGA
- the ilvB gene encoding biosynthetic-type acetolactate synthase large subunit, protein MSERASVPKEEDETEPETEPEPVTTGAQSVIRALENAGTDYVFGVQGGAIMPVYDALYDSDINHVTMAHEQGASHAADAYGIVTGDPGVCFATSGPGATNLVTGIADANMDSDPVIALTGQVPTEFVGNDAFQETDTVGITQPITKESYFAADSDTVGDNVSEAFALADAGRQGPTLVDLPKDVTQGETEVEPGAPETPETYEVPEEADDENVQEAAEALAEADRPVILSGGGVIKANASSALREFAKEYEIPVITTMPGIGSFPEDHELSLEWAGMHGTGYANMAITNTDCMLAIGTRFDDRLTGGVDSFAPDAEVIHVDIDPAEISKNVYADYPLIGDARNVLRQLFDAMPRAPDADEWRDQCQAWKSEYPMDYDTPDDEPLKPQYVVERFSDVTPDDTIVCTGVGQHQMWASQFWEYTEPRTWVSSHGLGTMGYGVPAAIGAKLAAPDQEVVCFDGDGSFLMTVQGLSVAVREQLDITYVVLNNEAVGMVRQWQDGFYEGRRMASEYPWIPQFDKLAEAFGARGFTLESYENVEETIQEARDYDGPSVIDAHIDPGENVFPMVPSGGDNGLFALNEDHLEML, encoded by the coding sequence ATGAGCGAACGCGCATCCGTCCCCAAGGAAGAGGACGAAACGGAGCCAGAAACTGAACCGGAGCCGGTCACAACGGGCGCACAATCGGTCATTCGTGCGCTTGAAAACGCCGGGACCGACTACGTCTTCGGCGTTCAGGGCGGCGCGATCATGCCCGTCTACGACGCGCTGTACGACTCCGACATCAACCACGTCACCATGGCCCACGAACAGGGGGCCTCACACGCGGCGGACGCGTACGGCATCGTCACCGGCGACCCCGGCGTCTGTTTCGCCACGTCCGGTCCCGGGGCGACGAACCTCGTGACCGGCATCGCTGACGCCAACATGGACTCAGATCCGGTCATCGCACTGACCGGGCAGGTCCCGACGGAGTTCGTCGGCAACGACGCCTTCCAGGAGACGGACACGGTCGGCATCACCCAGCCGATCACGAAGGAGAGCTACTTCGCCGCCGACTCCGACACCGTCGGGGACAATGTCAGCGAGGCGTTTGCCCTCGCCGACGCCGGCCGACAGGGGCCGACGCTGGTCGACCTGCCGAAGGACGTGACCCAGGGCGAAACCGAGGTCGAACCCGGTGCCCCCGAGACACCAGAGACCTACGAGGTGCCTGAGGAAGCGGACGACGAAAACGTTCAGGAGGCCGCCGAAGCGCTGGCCGAAGCCGACCGCCCGGTCATCCTCTCGGGCGGCGGCGTCATCAAGGCGAACGCCTCAAGCGCACTCCGGGAGTTCGCAAAGGAGTACGAGATTCCGGTCATCACGACGATGCCCGGCATCGGGAGCTTCCCCGAGGACCACGAACTCTCGCTTGAGTGGGCCGGGATGCACGGGACCGGCTACGCCAACATGGCAATCACCAACACCGATTGCATGCTGGCTATCGGGACGCGCTTTGACGACCGCCTGACCGGCGGCGTCGACTCCTTCGCCCCCGACGCGGAGGTTATCCACGTCGACATTGACCCAGCCGAAATCAGCAAGAACGTCTACGCTGATTACCCGCTCATCGGGGACGCCCGGAACGTGTTGCGGCAGCTGTTCGACGCGATGCCGCGTGCACCGGACGCCGACGAGTGGCGCGACCAGTGCCAGGCGTGGAAGTCGGAGTACCCGATGGACTACGACACGCCCGACGACGAGCCGTTGAAGCCACAGTACGTCGTCGAGCGGTTCTCGGACGTGACACCGGACGACACCATCGTCTGTACCGGCGTCGGTCAGCACCAGATGTGGGCCTCCCAGTTCTGGGAGTACACCGAGCCCCGGACGTGGGTGTCTTCCCACGGTCTCGGGACGATGGGGTACGGCGTGCCCGCCGCTATCGGCGCGAAACTGGCCGCCCCGGACCAGGAGGTCGTCTGCTTCGACGGCGACGGCTCGTTCCTGATGACCGTTCAGGGACTGTCGGTCGCCGTCCGCGAGCAACTGGACATCACCTACGTCGTCCTCAACAACGAGGCGGTCGGGATGGTCCGCCAGTGGCAGGACGGCTTCTACGAGGGTCGCCGGATGGCCTCGGAGTACCCGTGGATCCCACAGTTCGACAAGCTCGCCGAGGCCTTCGGCGCACGCGGGTTCACGCTCGAATCCTACGAGAACGTCGAGGAGACGATACAGGAAGCACGCGACTACGACGGCCCGAGCGTCATCGACGCCCACATCGACCCCGGGGAGAACGTCTTCCCGATGGTCCCAAGCGGCGGTGACAACGGCCTGTTCGCGCTCAACGAAGACCATCTGGAGATGCTCTAA
- a CDS encoding LeuA family protein, with protein sequence MEASSYGCLCPTTRARRNLRRIEFFQGTLDSTSEITDARIFDTTLRDGEQSPRTSFNYEDKREIAALLDEMGTHVIEAGFPVNSDAEFEAVRDIAESTRVTTCGLARVVEKDIEAALDSGVDMVHTFVSTSDVQLQDSMHATRQEALDTAVDCVEMIKDAGVECMFSPMDATRTDEDFLVDVIEATSAAGADWINIPDTCGVATPRRFYDLIEIVDDCTDAYIDVHTHDDFGLASANAISGFEAGASQAQVSVNGIGERAGNAAYEEVVMALESLYDVDTGIDTTRITELSRIVEEKSDIGVPANKPVVGRNAFSHESGIHAAGVIENSDTFEPGVMTPEMVGATRELVLGKHTGAHSVRERLVDAGYDPTEAEVREVTRRVKEYGAEEQVTMSVLERFAEEIGVTEESEEVRA encoded by the coding sequence GTGGAAGCATCCAGTTACGGGTGCTTATGTCCAACAACGAGGGCACGTCGGAATCTCCGGCGGATCGAGTTCTTCCAGGGCACACTGGATTCCACGTCTGAGATTACAGACGCACGGATTTTCGACACCACGCTGCGCGATGGTGAGCAGTCACCACGTACGTCGTTCAACTACGAGGACAAACGCGAGATAGCCGCGCTGCTCGACGAGATGGGCACCCACGTCATCGAGGCCGGGTTCCCCGTCAACTCCGACGCGGAGTTCGAGGCAGTTCGGGACATCGCCGAGTCCACGCGAGTGACGACCTGCGGACTGGCGCGTGTGGTCGAGAAAGACATCGAGGCGGCCTTGGATTCGGGTGTGGACATGGTCCACACCTTCGTCTCGACGTCGGATGTACAGTTGCAGGATTCCATGCACGCGACCCGTCAAGAGGCGCTCGACACCGCTGTCGACTGTGTCGAGATGATCAAGGATGCGGGCGTCGAATGCATGTTCTCGCCGATGGACGCCACGAGAACTGACGAGGATTTCCTCGTCGACGTCATCGAGGCCACGTCCGCGGCGGGGGCGGACTGGATCAACATTCCGGACACGTGTGGGGTCGCCACGCCGCGGCGGTTCTACGACCTCATCGAGATCGTCGACGACTGCACCGACGCCTACATCGACGTGCACACGCACGACGACTTCGGGCTGGCGTCGGCCAACGCCATCTCCGGCTTCGAGGCCGGGGCCAGCCAGGCGCAGGTGTCGGTCAACGGCATCGGCGAACGCGCCGGCAACGCGGCCTACGAAGAGGTCGTGATGGCGCTTGAATCGCTGTACGACGTCGACACCGGAATCGACACCACCCGCATCACGGAGCTGTCGCGGATCGTCGAGGAGAAATCCGACATCGGGGTGCCGGCGAACAAGCCCGTCGTCGGGCGCAACGCCTTCTCCCACGAGAGCGGCATCCACGCCGCCGGTGTCATCGAGAACTCCGACACGTTCGAGCCGGGCGTCATGACTCCCGAAATGGTCGGGGCCACACGCGAACTCGTGCTCGGCAAGCACACCGGGGCGCACTCGGTCCGGGAACGGCTCGTCGACGCCGGATACGACCCGACCGAGGCGGAGGTCCGAGAAGTGACCCGCCGCGTCAAGGAGTACGGCGCGGAGGAGCAGGTCACCATGTCGGTGCTTGAACGGTTCGCCGAGGAGATCGGCGTGACCGAGGAGAGCGAGGAGGTCCGGGCGTAG
- a CDS encoding DUF5779 family protein: protein MSDFEGLDLQAVEDQMDEDRDGAGSNRVVLGVLDGSEPPEQWIQTIESGSVLVLNVDGDLNELAAGFARPVREAGGELMHFRGFLIVTPPGVSIDSERLD from the coding sequence ATGAGTGATTTCGAGGGCCTGGACCTGCAGGCCGTGGAGGACCAGATGGACGAGGACCGTGACGGGGCCGGCAGCAACCGCGTCGTGCTTGGAGTCCTTGATGGGTCAGAACCGCCCGAACAGTGGATTCAGACAATCGAGAGTGGGTCAGTGCTGGTTCTCAACGTCGATGGCGACCTGAACGAGCTTGCCGCCGGATTCGCCCGCCCTGTCCGAGAGGCCGGCGGGGAACTGATGCACTTCCGTGGGTTCCTGATTGTGACGCCACCGGGAGTCAGCATCGACTCCGAGCGCCTGGATTGA
- a CDS encoding VOC family protein: MLSSPAWLTLEVKYPDRATAFYEAFLELDIVSEAPDEAVLAAGDTEIRLRAPGTVPRGGLHTHYALTIPEREYDDWYDRLDERFDLVEHTFGDARSLYFYDPQGNCVELGERAVGGTGVTGLFELVLEVEELSSAVEFYTTLGFEVVDDGRDEGRVRLSTGELDLELWSPRLGIADARGGVHVDFGVVAADPKSTAREVADDALAVTSVDDGVRIRDPDGHYLTLVSA, encoded by the coding sequence ATGCTCTCGTCGCCCGCCTGGCTCACGTTAGAAGTGAAGTATCCCGACCGTGCCACAGCGTTCTACGAGGCCTTTCTGGAACTCGACATCGTTTCAGAGGCCCCAGATGAGGCCGTACTCGCGGCCGGCGACACCGAAATCAGACTCCGCGCGCCGGGGACAGTGCCGCGCGGTGGGCTCCACACGCACTACGCACTGACCATCCCCGAGCGGGAGTACGACGACTGGTACGACCGGCTGGACGAGCGCTTCGACCTGGTCGAACACACCTTCGGGGACGCGCGCTCGCTGTACTTCTACGACCCACAGGGCAACTGCGTCGAACTCGGTGAGCGTGCGGTCGGCGGCACTGGCGTCACGGGCCTGTTCGAACTCGTTCTTGAAGTCGAAGAGCTGTCCTCGGCGGTGGAGTTCTACACCACGCTGGGGTTCGAGGTGGTCGACGACGGCCGTGACGAGGGCCGAGTCAGACTCTCGACCGGCGAACTCGATCTGGAACTGTGGTCGCCGCGGCTGGGCATCGCCGACGCCCGCGGCGGCGTCCACGTCGACTTCGGCGTTGTCGCTGCAGACCCGAAATCGACGGCCAGGGAGGTCGCCGACGACGCGCTCGCGGTCACGTCGGTCGATGACGGCGTGCGAATCCGGGACCCGGACGGCCACTACCTGACGCTGGTGTCCGCGTAG
- a CDS encoding ribbon-helix-helix domain-containing protein, which yields MADYTTVSIPKDLAERVEETIEGTSFSSTSDLVRFLLRSIVVEHQREGELTEAQFQDITDQLRDLGYLE from the coding sequence ATGGCTGACTACACCACAGTATCCATCCCGAAGGACCTCGCGGAGCGCGTCGAAGAGACAATCGAAGGGACAAGTTTCTCCAGTACGTCCGACCTCGTTCGGTTCCTGCTTCGGAGTATCGTCGTCGAACACCAGCGGGAAGGCGAACTGACCGAAGCGCAGTTTCAGGATATCACCGACCAGTTACGGGACCTGGGCTACCTGGAGTAG